GACCTTTACCATTCAGATTGAGACTTTTTTGAGTCCGATCTGCTTGGTAAAGGTCTTTTTTATATAGTTTTAGGTCATTATAAACACGAGGAGGTAACAACAATGGATTTGGGATTATTATTGGAATACGGCTGGGTACTGCTTGTGCTAGTGGGGCTGGAAGGGCTGCTCGCCGCGGATAATGCGCTGGTGCTGGCAATCATGGTGAAACACCTTCCCGAGGAAGCGAGGAAAAAGGCGCTCTTTTACGGGCTGTTCGGGGCATTCATCTTCAGGTTCGGCTCGTTGTTCGTCATTTCGTTCCTTGTAGACATCTGGCAGGTGCAGGCAATCGGCGCTATTTATCTGCTGTTCATTGCAGCCAATCACATCATCCGCAAAATCGTCGCTTCCAAAAAGCCGGTAACGGAAGAAGCTTCGGAGAGCGGCACGAAGGAAGGCGCGGACAAAAAGAAATCCGGTTTCTGGCTGACCGTCTTCAAGGTGGAGCTCGCTGACATCGCTTTTGCCGTCGACTCGATTCTTGCCGCAGTCGCCCTTGCCGTCGCGCTTCCGCCAAGCGGTCTTCCCGCAATCGGCGGACTCGACGGAGGCGTGTTCCTCGTCATTTTTGCCGGGGGCTTTATCGGACTCGTTATCATGCGCTTCGCCGCTTCGTTCTTCGTCAAGCTACTCCATTCCCGTCCGGGACTTGAGGTTGCAGCCTTCATTATCGTCGGCTGGGTCGGCGTCAAGCTGGCCGTTATCACGCTCGCGCACCCCTCGCTAGGCGTATTATCCGAGGATTTTGCTCACAGCACCTGGTGGAAAGCGACATTCTATATCGTGCTCGTACTTATCGCCGCCATCGGCTGGTTCTTGAGCAAGGATACTATTGAAGAAAATAAGGGAGAAAACCCCGTCGGAGAATTGGATAAGCAACTTGGAAAATAGGAAGCTTCCTAATTAAAGCGAGTTAAAGCGAGAAAAACAGCCCGTCTGCGCGATTATGCGCGAGCGGGCTGTTTGTCTTAGAAGAACCTCATTGGGTGAGGTGTTATTCACATGGCATATCTATGTTAATTACATGTAGTGTATGTGTAACATATCTGGCAATCAGAGAGGCCGGATGGCATTGTTAACCCAGTGCCGACTCCTTAATCTGCTTGCTTCGCAGTTGGCCGCAGGCTGCATCAATATCCGATCCCTGCTCCAGACGGGTGCTGACGCTTATTCCCTGCTTTTTCAACGTATCGAAGAAGGCCCGGACCGTCTCCCTGTCACTGCGCTGATACTGGCTGTGCTCATCCACCGGATTATAAGGAATCAGATTTACGTTGATGAGCGATCTCCGTTCGCCGATCAATTCGGCCAGCTCCAGAGCATGTTCCTTTTGGTCGTTCACGTCCCGCAGCAAAATATACTCCAGCGTCGTTCTCCGCTTCGTCTTCTCCAAATAGTAGTCTATCGCGCCCATCAGCTTCTCGATTGGAATCGCGCGATTGATCTTCATGATGCGGGTGCGAAGCTCATCGTTCGGCGCATGCAAGGAAATGGCCAGATTCACCTGAAGATTTAGGTCCGCAAATTCGATGATTTTGTCCGCAAGGCCGCTGGTCGAGACGGTGATACGGCGTCCGGCGATGTTCAGCCCCTTCTGATTTTTGATAATCAGCAGAAAGTCAACCATATTCCCGAAGTTGTCGAACGGTTCCCCGATACCCATAACGACAATATGGCTCACCGCCTCACCTTTCCCGGCCCGGTCCAGATGCAACTGGACTTGCATGATCTGCTCCACGATCTCTCCGGAAGACAAGTCCCGGTCCTTGGACAAAAGCCCGCTCGCGCAGAAGCTGCACCCGATGTTGCAGCCGACCTGGGTCGTTACGCATACGGCCAGTCCATATTTTTGCCGCATCAATACCGTCTCGATCAAATTTCCGTCCGGCAGCCGGAACAGGAACTTTACCGTACCGTCCGTCGATTCCTGCTTCACGTGTTCGGACAAAGTGCGGATTGCAAAATGCTCATTCAGCAGGCTCAAAGCCTCGGGGTGAACATCGCTCATTTCGAAAAAATCCGTTACCCGCTTCACGTACAGCCAATCCCAGACCTGCAGCGCCCGGTATTTGCGGTGTCCGCGTTCCAGCAGCCAGGCCGCCAGTTGTTCAAAGGTTAAACCGTAAATGGAAATCTTGTTC
This region of Paenibacillus sp. URB8-2 genomic DNA includes:
- a CDS encoding TerC family protein is translated as MDLGLLLEYGWVLLVLVGLEGLLAADNALVLAIMVKHLPEEARKKALFYGLFGAFIFRFGSLFVISFLVDIWQVQAIGAIYLLFIAANHIIRKIVASKKPVTEEASESGTKEGADKKKSGFWLTVFKVELADIAFAVDSILAAVALAVALPPSGLPAIGGLDGGVFLVIFAGGFIGLVIMRFAASFFVKLLHSRPGLEVAAFIIVGWVGVKLAVITLAHPSLGVLSEDFAHSTWWKATFYIVLVLIAAIGWFLSKDTIEENKGENPVGELDKQLGK
- the rlmN gene encoding 23S rRNA (adenine(2503)-C(2))-methyltransferase RlmN; its protein translation is MNKISIYGLTFEQLAAWLLERGHRKYRALQVWDWLYVKRVTDFFEMSDVHPEALSLLNEHFAIRTLSEHVKQESTDGTVKFLFRLPDGNLIETVLMRQKYGLAVCVTTQVGCNIGCSFCASGLLSKDRDLSSGEIVEQIMQVQLHLDRAGKGEAVSHIVVMGIGEPFDNFGNMVDFLLIIKNQKGLNIAGRRITVSTSGLADKIIEFADLNLQVNLAISLHAPNDELRTRIMKINRAIPIEKLMGAIDYYLEKTKRRTTLEYILLRDVNDQKEHALELAELIGERRSLINVNLIPYNPVDEHSQYQRSDRETVRAFFDTLKKQGISVSTRLEQGSDIDAACGQLRSKQIKESALG